A stretch of Buteo buteo chromosome 9, bButBut1.hap1.1, whole genome shotgun sequence DNA encodes these proteins:
- the BFSP1 gene encoding filensin yields the protein MYRSSFLREVRKEKYERSDAYDELRGSPEFDSLAQARGLENLQELNERFASYINRARVLEQRNTILRKQLETFQRMDELVGLDEAFAGQIEFNRQRMRELASDRAKLEREEKDAQRMLDEYRNKYRNEREYQQRLKETLERLNKEADEALLCNLELQIESQFLQDDINATKDRYKKNLMEIQTYVNVLQQIIQTTPRVSPITTGICEEKLIAERRIPVLQSQLEEYKSILCQLQAQKYKLQTETTMLEQAIKNTQESYDDEIQLYNEQIENLRKGIEEAERTLEKYTTDCRQLVIYQQSLENELERYKRIIENEDSRLNSAIAGTPVTLFTQIYRPVQPQASRGRDITQAVQDIASVKPRQKALTKKIARKKELMSKDITDGLSPERMYERTPEGFDQDQLEFRHEGSVTYEPGQEGLELDEKETGPEDVPDGAQISKAFDKFCNIVREKIRVYKRPEPKPDAHPKGRYVLVTGEEGYEEPCILAPSFPPGGGITVSTSNGKVMNGGDVEPIPELPEPAEPSEKEKGAICERREEFELQDKQKEEEKEDMLEWGKKTRGKIEQIIKYPDISEPERVPSPSLISPTEPGVLRETEYEREDKQGLLFREAGLPGSMSYEKVEVVESIEKFSDDRIQTYEETAMIVETMIEKTSKKKPGDKGS from the exons ATGTACAGGAGCAGCTTCCTCCGCGAGGTGCGCAAGGAGAAGTATGAGCGGTCAGATGCCTACGATGAGCTGCGAGGCTCCCCTGAATTCGACAGTTTGGCCCAAGCCCGGGGCCTGGAGAATCTGCAGGAGCTCAACGAGCGCTTTGCCAGCTACATCAACCGGGCGCGCGTGCTGGAGCAGCGGAATACCATCCTGCGCAAGCAGCTAGAGACCTTCCAGCGCATGGATGAGTTGGTGGGCTTGGATGAAGCCTTCGCTGGGCAGATTGAGTTCAACCGCCAGCGAATGCGGGAGCTGGCGTCCGACCGAGCCAAGCTGGAGCGGGAGGAGAAGGACGCCCAGCGCATGCTCGATGAGTACCGCAACAA GTACAGAAATGAACGTGAATATCAGCAGAGGCTCAAAGAAACCCTTGAACGCCTGAATAAG GAAGCTGATGAAGCACTGCTGTGCAACCTGGAGCTGCAGATCGAGTCCCAGTTCCTGCAGGATGACATTAATGCCACAAAGGACAGATACAAGAAG AACCTTATGGAAATCCAGACCTACGTCAATGTTTTGCAGCAGATCATCCAGACAACCCCTCGTGTGTCCCCTATAACCACTGGCATATGTGAG GAAAAACTGATAGCAGAGAGGAGGATCCCCGTTCTGCAGAGCCAGCTGGAGGAATACAAGAGCATCCTCTGCCAGCTACAGGCGCAGAAATACAAACTGCAGACAGAG ACAACCATGCTGGAGCAAGCGATTAAAAACACCCAGGAGAGTTATGACGATGAAATTCAGCTTTACAATGAGCAGATTGAAAACCTTAGGAAGGGCATAGAGGAGGCTGAGAGGACCTTGGAGAAGTACACGACTGACTGCCGCCAGCTCGTGATCTACCAGCAGTCCCTGGAGAACGAGCTGGAACGGTACAAACGTATCATCGAGAACGAGGACAGCCG GTTAAACTCTGCTATAGCAGGAACGCCAGTCACACTCTTCACGCAGATCTATAGACCTGTCCAGCCTCAAGCTTCGAGGGGAAGAG ATATCACCCAGGCCGTGCAAGATATTGCCAGTGTAAAGCCCAGACAAAAAGCTCTGACAAAGAAAATTGCCAGGAAAAAGGAGCTGATGTCTAAAGACATAACCGACGGTCTCTCGCCTGAAAGAATGTATGAAAGAACTCCAGAAGGTTTTGACCAAGATCAGCTGGAGTTTAGGCACGAAGGCTCAGTCACATATGAACCTGGGCAGGAAGGATTAGAACTTGATGAGAAAGAAACGGGCCCAGAGGATGTACCTGATGGAGCCCAGATAAGTAAAGCCTTTGATAAATTTTGTAACATTgtgagggagaaaataagagtCTACAAGAGACCAGAGCCCAAACCTGATGCCCATCCCAAAGGGCGTTACGTGCTGGTAACAGGGGAGGAAGGCTATGAAGAACCTTGCATCTTggccccctccttcccacctggGGGAGGAATCACAGTTTCCACCAGCAATGGGAAGGTGATGAACGGTGGTGATGTAGAGCCCATACCGGAGCTGCCAGAACCTGCCGAACcatcagaaaaagagaaaggggcTATCtgtgaaagaagggaagagttTGAACTCCAGGATaaacagaaggaggaagagaaagaagacatGCTTGAATGGGGcaaaaaaacaagaggaaaaatagagCAAATTATAAAGTATCCAGACATCTCTGAGCCTGAGAGAGTTCCTTCCCCCAGTCTGATAAGCCCAACCGAGCCAGGAGTCCTTCGAGAGACAGAATATGAGCGAGAAGATAAGCAGGGCCTTTTGTTCAGGGAAGCAGGCTTGCCTGGCTCCATGAGCTATGAGAAGGTGGAGGTAGTGGAGTCCATCGAGAAGTTTTCAGATGACAGAATTCAGACGTACGAAGAGACAGCAATGATTGTGGAGACGATGATAGAGAAGACAAGCAAGAAGAAACCAGGTGACAAAGGCTCTTAA